The Candidatus Lokiarchaeota archaeon genome has a window encoding:
- a CDS encoding MFS transporter: MNLDFLSESKKSLYMNPRVMVLAIDAMLVMLGFGLISPSLSFYLIALEGGINEPPGPGYMVPSEVVAEFSLILGVMMAAFMATRTLLARYWGGVSDKHGRKPLLIAGLTGYVILLLLFGLAQNWIHLVLIRAFQGVVSASVWPVAEAALMDIVGPKRRGEGLGLYMVVSNVGFIIGPGVGGLLYNFCRDVLQLSVPNVFRVPYFIAAAITLPSVILTYIILQETAPGKTGDVVDELAAITPASSEPVPEEIEGPETVDEIRPHRKMMVHALYIMSAANGISMGLGQPLFQLFLMSKITTDIGLIGIVISGAGGIGMLLSIPAGRYADAHGRKGLAVYGSLASRAGFFLLPLTKNLGQSSTAWVIQGASRAASQPALRAIQADIVPWKLRGKLFGTIQAFFNAGATIGPLAGGLLFSFFSLLTLQLGIFTIDGIVVPFWIAAAVGIFGAFMLWRYVEETHPVKIAETDEENDPVMDPT; this comes from the coding sequence ATGAACCTCGATTTTCTATCGGAATCTAAGAAGAGTCTCTATATGAACCCTCGAGTGATGGTTCTGGCTATTGATGCCATGCTTGTGATGCTCGGCTTTGGTCTAATTTCACCATCTCTGTCCTTCTATTTGATTGCTCTTGAAGGGGGGATAAATGAACCTCCTGGCCCTGGATACATGGTTCCATCAGAGGTTGTCGCAGAATTCTCTTTGATTCTTGGTGTGATGATGGCGGCATTCATGGCCACGCGAACCCTCCTTGCGCGGTATTGGGGCGGTGTTTCAGACAAACATGGACGTAAACCACTGCTGATCGCCGGTTTGACAGGATATGTTATCCTACTTCTTCTTTTTGGGTTAGCTCAGAACTGGATTCACCTAGTTCTCATCAGAGCGTTTCAGGGGGTTGTATCTGCTTCTGTCTGGCCAGTTGCTGAAGCCGCGCTTATGGATATAGTTGGTCCGAAACGCCGGGGTGAAGGATTAGGCCTTTACATGGTTGTATCAAATGTGGGTTTCATCATCGGCCCTGGTGTTGGAGGTTTGCTCTACAATTTTTGTCGTGACGTTTTACAGCTGTCAGTTCCCAATGTATTTCGTGTTCCGTACTTTATTGCAGCTGCAATTACTTTACCTTCAGTTATTCTTACGTACATCATATTACAGGAGACCGCACCAGGAAAAACTGGTGATGTAGTTGACGAACTCGCGGCTATCACTCCTGCTTCGTCAGAACCAGTCCCTGAAGAAATAGAGGGCCCTGAGACTGTTGATGAAATTCGTCCACATCGAAAGATGATGGTTCATGCTCTTTACATAATGTCTGCTGCAAATGGAATATCCATGGGGCTTGGACAGCCACTATTTCAGCTCTTCCTAATGAGTAAGATCACCACAGACATCGGTCTCATTGGTATCGTGATTTCGGGGGCTGGCGGAATCGGTATGCTTCTATCGATTCCAGCTGGAAGATACGCAGATGCGCATGGAAGAAAAGGTTTGGCAGTCTATGGGTCTCTTGCTTCGCGAGCAGGCTTCTTCTTGTTGCCTCTGACAAAGAATCTAGGGCAGAGTAGCACCGCTTGGGTAATCCAAGGAGCTTCTAGAGCGGCTTCACAGCCGGCTCTTCGCGCAATTCAAGCTGATATTGTTCCTTGGAAGCTAAGGGGGAAGCTCTTCGGTACTATTCAAGCATTTTTCAATGCCGGCGCTACCATCGGGCCTCTTGCAGGAGGGTTACTGTTCTCTTTCTTTTCTCTGCTTACACTCCAACTGGGTATCTTCACAATCGATGGCATAGTGGTTCCTTTCTGGATAGCCGCAGCGGTAGGAATCTTTGGAGCCTTCATGCTTTGGCGTTATGTAGAGGAAACACATCCTGTAAAGATAGCTGAAACTGATGAAGAGAATGATCCTGTAATGGATCCAACATAA